CTGCGGAAGGGTGCTGTTGCAACCGTCAGAAGCCGGAGTGCCTGGGTGATGCCGCGATCAAGGATCACCGTCGAGAGCGAGTCGAGTACCGCGGCATCGCCCCTGATATCATTTGCCAGATCCTCAATTGAGAGACCGGCTGCCGGGATCATCGCTTCTCCCGGCTCTTCATCAAGCACCAGGTAGACCCCGCCTGAAGCTTTGGCAAACTGGGCGGCAAACCTGTCCAGTCCGGAGAGAGGGGAGCCCCAAATGATGATCCGGGTGCCGTGGGGAAAGCCACCCCCGATAACCGGATCAAGCCCCGGAATGCCACTTTCTTTCATCTGGTATTCATTCATATCTGCACTTCCAGGAACCGGACTGTGATTTGGACAAAAAAAGCAGCCATTGAAAGCAAAGACAGAGGCAATTGTAGTAGAAAATCACCCACTGACCGCATGCCGGGTGCTGCCGTTCCAGGACCGGTATCACTGCATATCGATGGTCAGTCAAGGGGTATCAGCTTTTCCAGGGGGGGAGACTTCCGGGTGAGTGCACCGGATGACCGGCCAAAGACCCCCCTGAACGTTTCCCTGTACTATGCCTGGTCCATATATTCTTCCCTGAGTGTTTTTCTCATCAGTTTCCAGCCGTTTTTCCTTGGAAGAGAGGTTTGTATGATAATGTCCCGTGGCACCTTGTACCCGGCAAGGTGCTTTCGGCAGAAGGCTCTGATCTCGTCTGCTGCCAGTTCCACCCCCTCCTTTTGGATGACTGCCGCAACCGGTATCTCTCCTCGCCGGGTATCAGGCACCCCAAAGACAGCGGCATCGGCTATTGCCGGGTGACGGAGGAGGATATTCTCCACCTCGGTCGGGTAGATCTTCCACCCCGACATGATGATCATGTCTTTTTTCCGGTCCGTGACCATGAGCCTTCCTTCCGGATCGAGGCACCCTATATCGCCGGTCAAAAACCAGCCTGAGGGAAGGAAGGCTTCTTCTGTCTCTTTCTCCATGCCATAGTATCCAAGGGCGACTGCCGGGCCGCGGAGGGCAATCTCGCCTTCTTCTCCAGCCGGAAGTGTTTTTGTCGGATCATCGGTATCGACAATGCTGACCTCGGAGTACCCGACAGGATGTCCGACTGATCTGACCTGGTCACGGAGAGGATAGTCTGCTACACGGATCGCTGTGCCGGTGCCGACGACGATCGTCTCTGAGAGGCCGTATGCGTTCACGATCGGGATCCCAAACCGCTCGTAAAACGAGTGCCAGATCCCCGGATGAAGTGGGCCTCCGCCGGAGATGATAGCACGGACTGACCTGATCCGGTCTTCTGTGCCTGGCGGCTGGTCAAGGAGGGAGTGGATCACCGGCGGCATGCCTGCGAGGATAGTGACCCGGTACTCTTCTGCAAGCTGCAGGTACCGTTCAGGGTCGAACCGCTCCATCACGACGAAGGTGGCTCCCGCCTTCAGTGCCGCTATGCCCCATGAGATGCCGACATGGCCCATCGGGTAGATCCCAAGATAGACGTCGTCTGCAGTGAGAGCGAGGACGTCAGCCTCGGCATCCAGTGCCGCCATCCAGCCGCCATGCGTGAGCATCGCTCCTTTGGGGTTTCCGGTTGTTCCGGAGGTATACTGGATCTGGCAGAGATCAGTTGGCGAGCAGTTCACGGGGCTGTCATATACTCTTTTTCCCTCAGTATCCGGCCAGGCAGGGGTGCCACCTGGCGATTCTTTTATCCGGAGTATGGTGATGCCGGGTATCGTCTCTGCAATCATTGCCCCATCCGGATCAGTGATCAGAAACCGTGATCCCGAATTCGTGACCGCATAGAGAAGTTCGTCCCGGGTATGGGTTTTGTTTGTTGGAACCGCCACTGCCCCGATCCGCCATGCCGCAAAGTAGCTGATCAGGTATCCGGCGCTGCTCCCCAGGTACAAGACGATCCGATCACCCTTCCGAACACCCGAGGAGGAGAGGAGATCTCCAGCCGCTGATGCAGCATTCAGGAGATCACCCATGGTGTATGATTCGCCTGTTGCAGGGATGATCATGACGGGTTTTTTTGATCTGGCTGCTCCGATATCGAGGAATGCGGTGACATTTGGCATCTGATCGTCTCCAGTACTGGTCTCCAATGTGGAGGCGGATATATAAAAATGTGCGATCAGGTGCCGGGATCCTGACCATGTATCCTGATTTTTCGCCGTTCTGCAAGCCCATAGCCGCATATGACGCGTATTGTATCGGGAAAGGTTCTGTCGAGGTCGCGATCCCCGGTGTCGATATGAAGGTCTGGTGTGGCTCTCAGTTTGCCCGGAGTTGCCACCACGATGATATTGTCATGGCCGATCACCTGCAGATTGTCTGGCGTGATCACCTGGGTTCCCCTCCCGATGATGAAGCCCTGGGATCCGATCGGGCTGATGATGAGGCGGGTATCCGGGTGATCATCGAGAAATTCCCGGAGAGCGTGTGCATCACCGTCAGAGATGACGAGCCTGCCGCCGGCATAGGCATCGAATCCAAGGAGTGTCTTTGGAAGAGCCATTGCACCTGCTATGGCCGTGGTGGTCGACCCGGGTCCAAGGATGAAGGGTCTGCCTGATGCAAGGACTCCTGCCATGAAACCGGCAATGTCCTGTTGATCATCTGCATCGTTTTTGGCTCCCCGGAATGTCTCTTTTGCATGCTGGACATAGCCCGGACGGTAGGGTGTTCTGGCGATCCCATAGAGCGTGGTGCTGAGCCTGCCCTCACGGTATGCCGTCTCATCGACATCGAGCACCTCGGCATCACGGACCGGCAGCCTGCCGGCATCACGGATCAGGGCTGCTGCGGCTGCCGGATCTGTTGCAAAGACTGCAGAGTACATCTTGACACCGGCTGGTATACCAAGTATCGGGATTGTTGTGCCGACTGCGGCAACAACATCCCGTGCTGTGCCGTCGCCGCCTGCAAAGACGAGGAGGTCTGCCCCGGCATCACGGATTGCAACGCAGGCAGCCTCTGTGTCAGTTGCAGTCGTCTGGTTCCCGCAGTGATAGTGGATGGTATAGCCGGTGATGCCGGCTGCAAGCATTGCATCTTCACCCATTGGCCCGGATGCGGTGAGGAACCTGGTTTTGGTTTTTCCAAGGTAGGAGAGGGCTTCTGCTGCCCGTCTGCAGGAGCGGGGTGTTGCACCCCGCCGGAGAGCCTCCAGGGAGAGACCGTCGGTCCCTTTGAGCCCGACTGTCCCTCCAAGACCTGCAATCGGGTTGATCACAAGCCCGACTGACACCATCACGATCGCTTCGGGAGGTTTGCAAGTGACTCTTTGATCAGGTCATCAGGGCATTCGTAATCGATGATCTCGCCTGCATGGTAGGCATCGTATGCAGACATATCGAAGTGGCCGTGGCCGGAGTTGCAGAAGAGGATCGTCTTCTCCTCGCCGGTCTTTTTACAATCGAGTGCGACATCGATTGCACCTTTTGCTGCATGTGCTGCTTCAGGAGCGATGATGATCCCTTCAGTCCTGGCAAAGATCTCTGCTGCTTCAAAGATCTCGTTCTGGAGATATGATCTCGGGGTGATGATACCGTCATGGACGAGCCGGGAGACGATCGGCGAGTCGCCATGGTAGCGGAGGCCGCCTGCATGGAGGGCTGGCGGGATGAAGTCGTGGCCGAGGGTGTACATCTTCAGCATCGGGGTGAGGCCTGCAACATCGCCATAGTCATATTCATACAGCCCCCGTGTCAGTGTCGGGCAGGCAGCCGGTTCGACCCCGATGATCTCGGTCCCTGTTGCCTTCCCGGTCAGCTTGTCGCCTGCAAACGGAAACGCGATCCCGGCAAAGTTCGATCCGCCGCCGACGCTCCCGATGACGTAATCAGGATAGGTATCTTCCATTGCGAGCTGTTCGCGTGCTTCAAGCCCCATGATGGTCTGGTGGAGGCAGACATGGTTTAAGACAGAGCCGAGTGCGTAATGGGTGTTGCCATTGGTGGCTGCATCCTCGACAGCTTCGGAGATGGCAATCCCAAGCGATCCCGTGGTCTCTGGATCTTTCTCAAGCATTGCACGGCCGGCAGCCGTTCGCGGGCTTGGGCTTGGGATGCATTCTGCACCCCAGACTTCCATCATGGATTTCCGGTAGGGTTTGTGCGCATAACTTGACCTGACCATGTAGACAGTACATTCGAGTCCAAAGAGGCTGGTTGCAAAGGAGAGGGCTGATCCCCACTGGCCCGCACCGGTCTCGGTTGCGATCCGCTCGGTTCCCTCTTTCATATTGTAGTATGCCTGGGGAACTGCGGTGTTTGGCTTGTGGCTGCCTGCGGGGCTGACACCTTCGTACTTATAGTAGATCTTTGCCGGTGTCTTGAGGTACTGCTCAAGCCGGTGGGCACGGTACAGGGGAGCCGGCCTCCAGAGCTGCAGAATCTCCCTGACTTCATCCGGGATAGGGATCTCACGCTTCTGGCTCATCTCTTGTCCGATCAGCTCCATTGGAAAGATCGGGGCGAGATCGTCTGGTCCAACCGGCTTGCCTGTTGCCGGGTGGAGCGGCGGGTCAAGGGGAGAGGGGAGATCTGCCTGGATATTGTACCAGGTCTTTGGCATGCTCTCCTCGTCAAGATATATTTTTGTCCTCATAGTACACAAACTCCTCTTAGGGTAAAAGTATGTTGTATGATGTACACATTTGTACTCAAAACTTATAAAGAAACCGCCTGAACCGATATGACCAAAATGTTAATACCTCGTAATGCCGAAAGACACTAGTATGAAGAGTCTGTCTTTTCTCGTGCTTGTTACACTTCTTGTAGCGGGCGTTCTGGTATCAGGGTGTATGGATCGTGAAGAGGTGCTCCACGACACAACCCTGACGTTGGATAGTGGAAAGTTTGTCACCTACGATCTGGAGGCAGGTACCTACTGGATTCACGTCACCTCTGATGAGAAGGTGGATGTTGCCTTTGACACCGCCTCCACCTATGACAGGAAAGGCGTCACCGTCTACGATCAGGTGATCACCCTCGGAAGCGCAGCCAAGATGAAGGTTGAAAATCCCGGCAGATTCCTTGGAATTGGTGCTAAGGAGGCGTCTGTAACCCTGAAGATTGTAAAGAACCCGGCAAACCGGTGAACTGCGTGGGCAGCATTCTGCCCTCTTTTTCAAATTGTTTACACCATCCGAAAAGCGAATGCCCTGTTCCGGCGGGAGGTTATCCCAAATACAATCTTTTTTCAGGGCCTATACACGCTTTTTTTCAGGAAAACTGTCCATTCGATATCCTTAAATAATAACATAAACCCTTATCAATTATGTCGGCTTTTCAATGCCCGAAATGCGGCGCACCCATGAAAGTGGACTCCGGCATACATTTTTCGAAGTGCGCATATTGTGAGAGCACGGTTTTTGTGGATCGGGCAGGCGTGATGTTTTTTTACGCACTCCCCTTCACAATCAACGAGGATAAAGCAAAAGCCATATTCAGGCGCTGGACAGCAGGGCCTCTCATGGCAAAGGAGCTTGAGAAAGGAGCTGAAATAACGTCATTTACAAAGATCTACTTCCCCGTTTACCAGTTTAAGCGGGATGAGAACGGACGGGAGAAGATTCTGGTCAGGCCAGCGAAAGGAACAACCCTGCCGGGTATGCAGGAGCTCAAGATCCCGCCAGGCGATATCACCCTCTATGACAGTTCATTTGATGCAGGTGATGCACTGGTTGAGGAGGTTGAGATCAATATGGACGCATACCTTGAGGAGATGCCGGGCACCCCAAAGGAGCAGTCGCTCATCTACTTCCCGATCTATTCGGTCACCTACTCCTTCAATGGCGAGGAGTTCAATGCCATAATCGATGGGTCAGGCGGAACAGTCTATGCAGGGACATTTCCAACGAGATCCTCGTTTCCGTACATGCTTGTTGCCGGTGCCGGGTTTGGGATCGCCTTTATCGGAGCGCTTCTCGGGGGGATTGTCGACGCCATCTTCTTCATCCTGGTTGTTATCGGGCTTGGCGTGTCGCTTTACCTTGGCCACCGGGTCACACGGGAGGTCTGAGAGATGAGCCAGAAGATTGTTTTCGGGATGAACTGCCCCTCATGCGGTGGCAGAATCGATATCCAGGAGGGTGAGCAGCTTGCCCTCTGCCCGTTCTGTGAAGCCGCCCATTCACTTGTTGTTGATAAGGGTGTTGGCAAGATCAGGCTGAAAAATACTCTTGATGCCGGGAAGGCAGAAGAGATTGTCAGGGCCTGGTTCAAAAAAGGGCTCAAGGCCCGCGATCTGACGGAAGAGTCACGGATAACCGAGGTCTCCTCGCTGTATCTTCCCTTCTGGAGGCTGGTCGGCCAGGGCAGGGCTATTGCCTGCGGGTATACCGAGCGGCAGGATACAGATGATAAGGGGAATACACAGACCTCCACTGATTACTACGAGAGGGTTGTTGACCGGGAGTTTACCTGGACTGAGATCGCCTGTGACAGCGGGGATATCGGCGTTACGACCCTCCGAAATACCGAGGGGGAAGCCGCTCCACTTGAGGAGGGTGAAGTTCCGACCTTTGAGCCGACGAGTTCGCGGGATGATGCAAATGACCGGGCCAAAGAAGGGATCAGGAACATGGCACTGGCAGAGGCCACTGCCGGGATTGAAAATGTCACCTTCTCACGGTCATTTATTCTGCCAAAAGGGTTTGAGCTGGTCTACTACCCGTTCTGGATCGTCAGGTTCAGGTACAAGGAACGCGGGTATTTCGCGATTGTGGATGGGGTAACAGGCCAGATCCTCTCGGGGAGGGCGCCTGGGGATCCACTCTACCAGACGCTCATCATCGGGTTTGGATCTGCGGTTGCCGGCAGCCTGACCGGGTTTGGCATCTCGATGCTTGCCGCAGACGATGGTCTTGGCTTCCTGCTGATTATCGTCGGTCTGGTGATGATAGCCGGAGCCTACTACAAGTTCAGGTATGGATCAGAGATTGTGGAAGGTGACCGGCCGGGTGCTTCGGCAGGTATGGATATGTCGAAGCTGAAGGGATCGGTTTCGATTGGAAAGCCGCAGATCAGGTTTGGACGGTGAGCTTTGCTATGTTACGACTGAAATCATTAGCCTGTACATCATGCGGGGCGTCTCTCTCGGCAAAGAAACGTGACCTCGCACTCGCCTGCCCGAAATGTGAAAAGATCATGGAGTTTGATACCGGGAACCTCAATGATCTGGTAACCCGGGTGGCAGGTTTTGGAACAGAGAAAGGCGGAGAGAAGATCTATATCCCGTTCTGGGTTGTGGATGCTGATCTCAATGTCACGGACAAGAAAGTGATCGGAGGACGGATCGGACGGTTCTTCAAAGGCCAGAAGCAGTTATCAGGGCAGATGAAGTTCTGGATATGCGCAGCAGATATTGAAAATGACCAGAGAAAAGAATGGAATATGGAATATACGCTCAAACAACCATCATTTACAGAACAGAACGGTTTCCAGAGGGTTGACCGCCTGCCGGTTGTGATGAACCGGGAAGATGCGGCACAGGCTGCTGAATTTCTGTTCCTGCGCCATGAGGTTGAGATATCCGGAACACTCCAGTCTCTCACCTATGACTTCACGGTTCATGGAAAAGAGCTTATATACCTACCATTTTACAAGAGCAATGCAAAATATATGAGTGGATTGTAGTTGACAAAACCCTTACGTTGGAGATGATAGAGATGAAACAGGAAGATAAACGATTTCAGATGGGATGGGCAGCAGTTGCCCTTATGTTTGGTGTCGCACTGCTTGTGAACTATTTCAGGGAGGGCGATATCTATATTGTCGTGTCGGTATTCTTTGTCGGTCTGGCATTGATACTGGCAGGGCTCTCAATGGGTGTTGGCACCCAGAACAAGTACCTTCTCGGGTTCGCAGGCATACTTGGACTTATTGGCGTTGTGGCGCTTGCGTTACGGCCAGTCTGGCCGATTGTCGACATCGGGCTGCTGCTTGGCGGTATCATTGCCGGAGCGGCGCTTGCATTCATGGTCTATACATTTGCCAGGAAGTAGGAATTGAGGACGGAAAAAAAATGGCAGATCTCAGGGAACGAGTCGAGGATGATCGCGGGCTGATCAAGCAGATCCAGCTTGCGATCCCTGGATTCAGAGGATACAGGAAACGTGAGGATCTTCGTATTGCAGATAATCTTCTCAGGATACAGCTTGCCGACAAAATCCGTGATGACTGTATGGCTCCAATTATGCAGTCACGGGAGGCGGCATCACGGGCACTGGAGCTGCCGGTGATGAATGATCTTGGAACACTCATCCAGTCACTGAAGACGCTTGAGGCAAAGATCCGTCATGCAGACCAGGGGTATTCGGGGATCAACCCGAATTTCCGGATCGACGAGAGTCAGCTGGATACCCTGTACGAGTATGATCTCTCCATGCTCGAGTATGTGAACGGGCTGAAGGAAGCAGCAGAGAAGATCCTCGCTGATGCGGAGATCGGAGATTTCAAGGCGGTCGGGCCGGCCTGCCGTGAAGCAAAGGCAGGTGTGATTCAGTTTGGCACTGTCTTTCGGGAGCGGCACCAGGTAATGGCTGATCTGGGGGCAATCTGATGGTATTTTTCAGGCGTTCAAAAGATACGGGAGCGGGAAGCGACATCAAGGGAACAGAGGCCCGGAAACTCTTCTACTGGGTGGAGGAGCATAAGGGCGAGAACGTGATGTGGCGGCTCCCCCAGAATGTGATGTGGAACGATAACGTCCTTGTCCGTGAGGATGAGTGGGGTATCTTCTTCCGTGACGGCAAGGCCATGCAGGTCTTTGACCGGCCGGACCGCTACGCACTCACAACCCAGAACATCGCCGGGCTCCAGGCACTCTCCGCAACCCTTGTGGGTGTCAAGCAGATCGGCGAGTTCTACTGGGCACAGAAGCGGGAGTTTCGGGGAACGTTTGGGACATCTGAGCCTCTGACCTTCCGTGACACCGACTTTGGGGTTGTCAGGATCCGGATCTTTGGCCAGTTTGCGTACAAAGTTGCCGATCCGATGCTGTTGATCACCCAGTTTGTCGGTACAAAAGGGATGACAACCTCTGAGGAGATCATCAGCTGGCTGAAAGACCAGATCATCATGATCCTCAATGATACCCTCGGCGAGCTGAAGACCCACAAGCAGATGGGCATTCTCGATATGCCTGCGTATCTCACCGAGATAGAGCAGTTGTGCCTTTCAAAGCTTGGGTCCGAGACGAGCAACTACGGTCTCTCCATCACCAAGTTCTCAGGCCTGAATATCAACCTCCCCGAAGAGGTGCAGGAGGCTGTTGATAAACGCGGTGCGATGTCTGCACTTGGTGTCAACTTCATGCAGTACCAGTCCGGCCGTGCAATCGAGAATATCGGACGGGGTGCTGCAGAGGGCGGCGGCGGTGAAGGAGCCGGGTTTGCCACACTCGGTGCCGGTATGGGCGCCGGTATGGGTATGGGCAATGTTATGGGCCAGTCCATGGCAGGCGGCGGCGGTCCCGCTGCACCGTTTGGTGGCGGGGGTCAGCAGCAGGAGGCACCGCAGCAGCAGCAGACTGTTGCCTGTGTCAAATGCGGCCAGCAGATTTCACCCGGCACAAAATTCTGTCCCCACTGCGGTTCACCGCAGGTTCAGGAGAGCGAGCCGTGCGGGAGTTGCGGTGCATCTGTGAAGAAAGGGATGAAGTTCTGCCCCGAGTGCGGTGCTAAAATGGATGCCGGGCCCAAAACGTGCGGGAAATGCGGCGAGGAGCTTGCACCCGGTACAAAGTTCTGTGCAAACTGCGGAACACCGGCTGAGTAAAGAGATCTTTTTTATTTTTTTCCTGGCAGGCAGGAGTCGCAGCTGCCGCAGCTGGTTTTCCCATATTCTTCCCCAAAGATGGCGAGGAGGTGTCTGCGGCGGCAGGTTGCTGATTCGCACCATTCCTGCATGAGCGCGAGTTTCCGAAGCCGGATCTCGCGGTCTTTCTGGTTCTGGTACTCTTTTTCGATAAGTTTCCCTGCGATCACGAAGTCCTGCCTGCTGTAAAAGAGGAGGGATTCGGCGGGTTTGCCGTCCCTACCAGCTCTGCCGCTCTCCTGGTAGAAGGACTCGATATCTTTTGGAGGATGGTAGTGGACGACGAACCGGACATCGGGTTTGTCGATCCCCATCCCAAACGCAACAGTTGCCGAGATGACCTGCGTATTGTTCTTCAGGAATGATTCCTGTATCCGTTCGCGTTCGTTTCCCGGGAGTCCGGCGTGGTAGGAGAGGGCAAGGATATGCCGTTTCCGGAGTTTTGCTGCGATCTCGTCTGCTGCGTTTCTTGAACGGCAGTAAATGATCCCGGATCCGTTCCTGTGGCCTGCGATGAATGCAACAAGTCTCCGGAACCGTTCTGAATCGCTTTTTTCGAGGAGTGCGGTATACCGGATGTTTGTACGGTCAAAGCCGCCGACATACTGGCGGGGGGATCTGAGGCGGAGCTGGGTGGTGATATCGGATCTCACCTCCTCAGTTGCAGTGGCGGTGAGGGCGATGATCGGCGTGTGTGGGAAGAGATCGCGGATGATCCGGAGTTCCCGGTAGTCTTTCCGGAACTGGTGCCCCCACTGGGAGATGCAGTGGGCTTCATCTATTGCAAAGAGTTTCGGCTGGATTGACCCAAGGAGTGCCTGGAATGCAGGGAGGCTCAGGCGTTCCGGGGAGACGTAGAGGATACTGATCGCCTGGTTTCTGAGATCCTCCTCAACTGCCTGCCGCCTGT
The Methanocalculus natronophilus genome window above contains:
- a CDS encoding RAD55 family ATPase is translated as MNEYQMKESGIPGLDPVIGGGFPHGTRIIIWGSPLSGLDRFAAQFAKASGGVYLVLDEEPGEAMIPAAGLSIEDLANDIRGDAAVLDSLSTVILDRGITQALRLLTVATAPFRREGGCLLCTMYEGIHPKQEELLIFRQADIVIALHADTHQSQIERRLQIMKFRGMRIPDRTIPFIISADGIELSTTSRVV
- a CDS encoding class I adenylate-forming enzyme family protein, which gives rise to MPNVTAFLDIGAARSKKPVMIIPATGESYTMGDLLNAASAAGDLLSSSGVRKGDRIVLYLGSSAGYLISYFAAWRIGAVAVPTNKTHTRDELLYAVTNSGSRFLITDPDGAMIAETIPGITILRIKESPGGTPAWPDTEGKRVYDSPVNCSPTDLCQIQYTSGTTGNPKGAMLTHGGWMAALDAEADVLALTADDVYLGIYPMGHVGISWGIAALKAGATFVVMERFDPERYLQLAEEYRVTILAGMPPVIHSLLDQPPGTEDRIRSVRAIISGGGPLHPGIWHSFYERFGIPIVNAYGLSETIVVGTGTAIRVADYPLRDQVRSVGHPVGYSEVSIVDTDDPTKTLPAGEEGEIALRGPAVALGYYGMEKETEEAFLPSGWFLTGDIGCLDPEGRLMVTDRKKDMIIMSGWKIYPTEVENILLRHPAIADAAVFGVPDTRRGEIPVAAVIQKEGVELAADEIRAFCRKHLAGYKVPRDIIIQTSLPRKNGWKLMRKTLREEYMDQA
- a CDS encoding ATP-NAD kinase family protein, whose product is MVSVGLVINPIAGLGGTVGLKGTDGLSLEALRRGATPRSCRRAAEALSYLGKTKTRFLTASGPMGEDAMLAAGITGYTIHYHCGNQTTATDTEAACVAIRDAGADLLVFAGGDGTARDVVAAVGTTIPILGIPAGVKMYSAVFATDPAAAAALIRDAGRLPVRDAEVLDVDETAYREGRLSTTLYGIARTPYRPGYVQHAKETFRGAKNDADDQQDIAGFMAGVLASGRPFILGPGSTTTAIAGAMALPKTLLGFDAYAGGRLVISDGDAHALREFLDDHPDTRLIISPIGSQGFIIGRGTQVITPDNLQVIGHDNIIVVATPGKLRATPDLHIDTGDRDLDRTFPDTIRVICGYGLAERRKIRIHGQDPGT
- a CDS encoding TrpB-like pyridoxal phosphate-dependent enzyme, translated to MRTKIYLDEESMPKTWYNIQADLPSPLDPPLHPATGKPVGPDDLAPIFPMELIGQEMSQKREIPIPDEVREILQLWRPAPLYRAHRLEQYLKTPAKIYYKYEGVSPAGSHKPNTAVPQAYYNMKEGTERIATETGAGQWGSALSFATSLFGLECTVYMVRSSYAHKPYRKSMMEVWGAECIPSPSPRTAAGRAMLEKDPETTGSLGIAISEAVEDAATNGNTHYALGSVLNHVCLHQTIMGLEAREQLAMEDTYPDYVIGSVGGGSNFAGIAFPFAGDKLTGKATGTEIIGVEPAACPTLTRGLYEYDYGDVAGLTPMLKMYTLGHDFIPPALHAGGLRYHGDSPIVSRLVHDGIITPRSYLQNEIFEAAEIFARTEGIIIAPEAAHAAKGAIDVALDCKKTGEEKTILFCNSGHGHFDMSAYDAYHAGEIIDYECPDDLIKESLANLPKRS
- a CDS encoding SPFH domain-containing protein: MVFFRRSKDTGAGSDIKGTEARKLFYWVEEHKGENVMWRLPQNVMWNDNVLVREDEWGIFFRDGKAMQVFDRPDRYALTTQNIAGLQALSATLVGVKQIGEFYWAQKREFRGTFGTSEPLTFRDTDFGVVRIRIFGQFAYKVADPMLLITQFVGTKGMTTSEEIISWLKDQIIMILNDTLGELKTHKQMGILDMPAYLTEIEQLCLSKLGSETSNYGLSITKFSGLNINLPEEVQEAVDKRGAMSALGVNFMQYQSGRAIENIGRGAAEGGGGEGAGFATLGAGMGAGMGMGNVMGQSMAGGGGPAAPFGGGGQQQEAPQQQQTVACVKCGQQISPGTKFCPHCGSPQVQESEPCGSCGASVKKGMKFCPECGAKMDAGPKTCGKCGEELAPGTKFCANCGTPAE
- a CDS encoding RecQ family ATP-dependent DNA helicase, with translation MKDDTTSQQTLEAYFGHRTFRPNQEAIVDDLLAGRDVLAVMATGGGKSLCYQLPALLLGGTTIVISPLIALMKDQVDDLRGQGIAAALLTSNQTYDRRQAVEEDLRNQAISILYVSPERLSLPAFQALLGSIQPKLFAIDEAHCISQWGHQFRKDYRELRIIRDLFPHTPIIALTATATEEVRSDITTQLRLRSPRQYVGGFDRTNIRYTALLEKSDSERFRRLVAFIAGHRNGSGIIYCRSRNAADEIAAKLRKRHILALSYHAGLPGNERERIQESFLKNNTQVISATVAFGMGIDKPDVRFVVHYHPPKDIESFYQESGRAGRDGKPAESLLFYSRQDFVIAGKLIEKEYQNQKDREIRLRKLALMQEWCESATCRRRHLLAIFGEEYGKTSCGSCDSCLPGKK